The Desulfoscipio gibsoniae DSM 7213 genome contains a region encoding:
- a CDS encoding ABC transporter substrate-binding protein produces the protein MGYKKIIYLMLLIVLTGLLGGCGTGDRGQADGHELVIGIGRDFYNGAESSNFVHGSTCVWESLTYLDENLEPTLQLAERLVSDTTASVWTVYLRQGVKFHDGTPLDADAVVKSIKRLKEHVEFDEYGTFVNLEKVESVGEREIKCTFNKPEPAFPAKVAYHGCPIFSLQSFDDDGKITFPHGTGPFKFAEYKNGEALVVTRNDEYWGDKPKLDRVIFKIIPDPSTRLAALQAGEIQAVADVGGILPEQVPVIEGDDELNLFSCPVTTTHYLLFNNQKPPFYDARLRQAVSLSLDRRQLVREVLNGYGEPADTIFTPQARAWTVGGLWTIDKNKAQELVAQVNANTQRQVVFVVNSALANRWPYKPIAEILQSDLKTFGFEVELKMLEMGAWKEAVEKGEYDLTLTPYTLMTGDPDFFFDSLIHSKGLMNMQRGIGYSSLEADRLVEVAAAEREPAKRQQYYSELQQLVAQDMPLCPVYHDVCLYATAKNVHNLKLDPFFKPELDKAWIEKSN, from the coding sequence TTGGGTTATAAAAAAATAATTTATTTAATGTTATTAATTGTCCTGACTGGCTTACTTGGCGGTTGTGGCACCGGTGACCGGGGGCAAGCCGACGGGCATGAATTGGTAATCGGTATCGGGCGGGACTTTTATAACGGTGCCGAGAGCAGTAATTTTGTTCACGGCAGCACTTGCGTTTGGGAAAGCCTTACTTATCTCGATGAAAATTTGGAGCCCACACTGCAACTGGCCGAAAGACTGGTTTCCGATACAACGGCATCGGTGTGGACGGTTTACCTGCGCCAGGGTGTCAAGTTTCACGATGGTACACCGCTTGATGCTGACGCGGTGGTGAAGAGTATTAAACGATTAAAAGAACATGTCGAATTTGATGAATATGGAACCTTTGTCAATCTGGAAAAAGTTGAATCTGTGGGCGAGCGGGAAATAAAATGTACCTTTAACAAGCCTGAACCGGCCTTTCCGGCTAAAGTAGCCTACCACGGCTGCCCCATTTTCAGCCTGCAAAGCTTTGATGACGATGGCAAAATAACCTTTCCCCACGGTACGGGGCCGTTTAAGTTTGCCGAATATAAAAACGGTGAAGCTTTGGTAGTGACGCGTAACGATGAATACTGGGGTGACAAACCTAAGCTGGACAGGGTAATCTTTAAAATTATCCCCGATCCATCTACCCGTCTGGCCGCGCTGCAGGCAGGCGAAATACAGGCCGTGGCTGATGTGGGTGGCATACTGCCGGAACAGGTCCCGGTAATTGAGGGGGACGACGAACTAAATTTGTTTTCGTGCCCGGTAACGACAACCCACTACCTGCTTTTTAACAATCAAAAGCCGCCCTTTTACGATGCACGTCTGCGCCAAGCGGTGAGCCTGTCGCTGGATCGTCGGCAGCTGGTTAGGGAAGTGCTTAACGGTTATGGTGAACCTGCGGATACCATCTTTACTCCGCAGGCCAGAGCGTGGACGGTCGGGGGTTTATGGACAATAGATAAGAACAAGGCCCAAGAACTGGTTGCACAGGTTAATGCGAATACGCAGCGTCAAGTGGTCTTTGTAGTTAATTCAGCCCTGGCCAACCGCTGGCCGTACAAGCCAATTGCGGAAATACTGCAATCGGATCTCAAAACTTTCGGCTTTGAGGTGGAACTTAAGATGTTGGAAATGGGCGCCTGGAAAGAGGCGGTAGAAAAAGGTGAATATGACCTTACTTTAACACCGTATACATTGATGACCGGTGATCCGGACTTCTTCTTTGACAGTTTGATTCACTCCAAAGGGCTGATGAACATGCAGCGGGGTATTGGTTACAGCAGTTTGGAGGCAGACAGGTTGGTGGAGGTGGCCGCTGCCGAGCGGGAACCGGCTAAAAGGCAGCAATACTATAGCGAGCTGCAGCAGTTGGTTGCGCAGGATATGCCGCTATGTCCGGTCTATCATGATGTGTGCCTGTATGCAACCGCAAAAAATGTTCATAATTTAAAGCTTGATCCATTTTTTAAGCCGGAACTGGATAAAGCCTGGATTGAAAAAAGTAATTAG
- a CDS encoding iron chelate uptake ABC transporter family permease subunit: MYIAVQSNNLFNTIVWEIRIPRVLVAVAVGMALATAGAVYQGTFRNPLVEPFVLGVSAGAAFGAALAIVFPGYLPVQLSAFVFGMISVTGTYSLARIRGQTPLATLILAGIIMADKTGGAYPDV, from the coding sequence ATGTATATTGCAGTCCAGTCAAATAATCTGTTCAATACGATTGTGTGGGAGATAAGAATACCACGTGTATTGGTGGCAGTGGCGGTGGGTATGGCCCTTGCAACCGCCGGTGCGGTATATCAGGGAACATTCAGGAACCCGCTGGTGGAGCCATTCGTTTTGGGAGTATCCGCCGGTGCGGCATTTGGCGCGGCATTGGCCATTGTGTTTCCGGGATATCTACCTGTTCAATTGTCAGCCTTTGTTTTTGGCATGATTAGCGTTACAGGCACTTATTCGCTGGCCAGAATTAGAGGACAAACCCCCCTGGCAACATTGATCCTGGCCGGCATAATCATGGCAGATAAGACTGGAGGTGCTTATCCTGATGTCTAA
- a CDS encoding methyltransferase domain-containing protein yields MSNVEQYLRRLELSQSLREPVIRTAIESLRLPVGSFGLDVGCGIGLYTLLLAEAVGSAGHVIGLDITKEFLAKARSLSSKSNIGNRISFKEGDACKLPFDENTFDWAGSMDFAGYAPLDPVLLLKEMGRVVKPEGRVFLLIWSSQKLLSGFPMLEARLNATSSGIAPFTTAMNPESHMMRGLGWFRRAGLMEPEARTFVRDVCPPLGPEIRTALTDLFQMRWEEVDSEVSPEDWAEYQRLCSPDLPDFILNVPDYYAFFTYTLFCGRVV; encoded by the coding sequence ATGTCTAATGTAGAACAATATCTTAGAAGGTTGGAGCTATCACAATCTTTGCGGGAACCCGTCATTAGAACTGCAATAGAATCATTACGGCTTCCTGTAGGAAGTTTCGGTTTGGATGTAGGCTGCGGAATTGGTTTATATACGTTATTGTTGGCGGAAGCGGTGGGGTCTGCCGGACACGTAATAGGTCTTGATATAACAAAAGAGTTCCTGGCCAAGGCACGCTCTTTATCATCGAAGTCCAATATAGGTAATAGAATTTCATTCAAGGAAGGTGACGCGTGTAAACTTCCGTTTGATGAAAACACTTTTGACTGGGCCGGCAGCATGGATTTTGCCGGTTACGCTCCTTTGGACCCGGTACTTTTATTGAAGGAAATGGGACGGGTCGTAAAACCGGAAGGACGGGTGTTTCTTTTGATATGGTCTTCTCAAAAGCTGCTTTCAGGGTTTCCTATGCTGGAGGCCAGGTTAAATGCGACCTCTTCAGGAATTGCTCCGTTTACCACGGCAATGAACCCCGAGTCTCATATGATGCGCGGGTTAGGGTGGTTTCGCCGGGCGGGCTTAATGGAACCGGAGGCTCGGACTTTCGTGAGGGATGTCTGCCCTCCCTTAGGTCCTGAAATTAGAACCGCATTGACCGATCTTTTTCAAATGCGTTGGGAAGAAGTTGATTCAGAAGTTTCGCCTGAAGATTGGGCGGAATATCAGCGTTTGTGTAGTCCGGATTTACCGGATTTTATACTGAATGTTCCTGATTATTACGCATTTTTCACATATACTTTATTTTGCGGCAGAGTTGTTTAA